In one Juglans regia cultivar Chandler chromosome 11, Walnut 2.0, whole genome shotgun sequence genomic region, the following are encoded:
- the LOC109002250 gene encoding uncharacterized protein LOC109002250 isoform X3, producing MIMKTVLLGASDAAYQLRTNGLRGELCQRIKKKCKMKENAENRKTEGKKGSPRSNPPNLLIPTHYLPQISSSTQASLPNLLCARRRRDGEAPLPRGSPLRATVTVSSAREDDEMARVSIARNREGLLCARLRRSPLCATATGWRGSPLRATATVSSARDSDGLLCVDDPRKGLLMSLAESQKNVCCKNPFCSSRASYGNVERSPQNTTQVLDFSGIQIGTAEIEIQESVMMQLGVVDGT from the exons ATGATTATGAAAACAGTTCTTCTGGGTGCAAGCGATGCTGCGTACCAATTGCGTACCAACGGCCTACGTGGAGAACTTTGtcagagaataaaaaaaaaatgtaaaatgaaagaaaatgcagaGAATAGAAAGACGGAGGGAAAAAAAGGCAGCCCGCGTTCAAATCCCCCAAATCTATTGATCCCAACGCATTATCTCCCCCAAATTTCTTCCTCAACGCAGGCATCTCTCCCAAATCTCCTTTGCGCGCGACGACGACGAGATGGCGAGGCTCCTCTGCCGCGAGGGTCTCCTCTGCGCGCGACCGTGACGGTCTCCTCTGCGCGCGAGGACGACGAGATGGCGAGGGTCTCCATTGCGCGCAACCGCGAGGGTCTCCTCTGTGCGCGACTGCGACGGTCTCCTCTGTGCGCGACCGCGACGGGATGGCGAGGGTCTCCTCTGCGTGCGACCGCGACGGTCTCCTCTGCGCGCGACAGCGACGGTCTTCTTTGTGTCGATGATCCCAG GAAGGGATTGCTTATGTCATTGGCAGAGAGTCAGAAGAATGTCTGTTGTAAAAATCCCTTTTGCTCAAGTCGGGCTTCTTATGGCAATGTTGAGAGG TCGCCCCAAAACACTACCCAAGTGTTGGACTTTAGTGGAATCCAGATTGGCACGGCAGAGATCGAGATACAAGAAAGTGTAATG ATGCAACTTGGGGTGGTGGATGGAACCTAG
- the LOC109002250 gene encoding uncharacterized protein LOC109002250 isoform X4, whose product MIMKTVLLGASDAAYQLRTNGLRGELCQRIKKKCKMKENAENRKTEGKKGSPRSNPPNLLIPTHYLPQISSSTQASLPNLLCARRRRDGEAPLPRGSPLRATVTVSSAREDDEMARVSIARNREGLLCARLRRSPLCATATGWRGSPLRATATVSSARDSDGLLCVDDPRKGLLMSLAESQKNVCCKNPFCSSRASYGNVERSPQNTTQVLDFSGIQIGTAEIEIQESMQLGVVDGT is encoded by the exons ATGATTATGAAAACAGTTCTTCTGGGTGCAAGCGATGCTGCGTACCAATTGCGTACCAACGGCCTACGTGGAGAACTTTGtcagagaataaaaaaaaaatgtaaaatgaaagaaaatgcagaGAATAGAAAGACGGAGGGAAAAAAAGGCAGCCCGCGTTCAAATCCCCCAAATCTATTGATCCCAACGCATTATCTCCCCCAAATTTCTTCCTCAACGCAGGCATCTCTCCCAAATCTCCTTTGCGCGCGACGACGACGAGATGGCGAGGCTCCTCTGCCGCGAGGGTCTCCTCTGCGCGCGACCGTGACGGTCTCCTCTGCGCGCGAGGACGACGAGATGGCGAGGGTCTCCATTGCGCGCAACCGCGAGGGTCTCCTCTGTGCGCGACTGCGACGGTCTCCTCTGTGCGCGACCGCGACGGGATGGCGAGGGTCTCCTCTGCGTGCGACCGCGACGGTCTCCTCTGCGCGCGACAGCGACGGTCTTCTTTGTGTCGATGATCCCAG GAAGGGATTGCTTATGTCATTGGCAGAGAGTCAGAAGAATGTCTGTTGTAAAAATCCCTTTTGCTCAAGTCGGGCTTCTTATGGCAATGTTGAGAGG TCGCCCCAAAACACTACCCAAGTGTTGGACTTTAGTGGAATCCAGATTGGCACGGCAGAGATCGAGATACAAGAAAGT ATGCAACTTGGGGTGGTGGATGGAACCTAG
- the LOC109002250 gene encoding uncharacterized protein LOC109002250 isoform X2, whose product MIMKTVLLGASDAAYQLRTNGLRGELCQRIKKKCKMKENAENRKTEGKKGSPRSNPPNLLIPTHYLPQISSSTQASLPNLLCARRRRDGEAPLPRGSPLRATVTVSSAREDDEMARVSIARNREGLLCARLRRSPLCATATGWRGSPLRATATVSSARDSDGLLCVDDPRKGLLMSLAESQKNVCCKNPFCSSRASYGNVERLSVICLSCNMPQLARAIIYLGLKRVFPFSRPKTLPKCWTLVESRLARQRSRYKKV is encoded by the exons ATGATTATGAAAACAGTTCTTCTGGGTGCAAGCGATGCTGCGTACCAATTGCGTACCAACGGCCTACGTGGAGAACTTTGtcagagaataaaaaaaaaatgtaaaatgaaagaaaatgcagaGAATAGAAAGACGGAGGGAAAAAAAGGCAGCCCGCGTTCAAATCCCCCAAATCTATTGATCCCAACGCATTATCTCCCCCAAATTTCTTCCTCAACGCAGGCATCTCTCCCAAATCTCCTTTGCGCGCGACGACGACGAGATGGCGAGGCTCCTCTGCCGCGAGGGTCTCCTCTGCGCGCGACCGTGACGGTCTCCTCTGCGCGCGAGGACGACGAGATGGCGAGGGTCTCCATTGCGCGCAACCGCGAGGGTCTCCTCTGTGCGCGACTGCGACGGTCTCCTCTGTGCGCGACCGCGACGGGATGGCGAGGGTCTCCTCTGCGTGCGACCGCGACGGTCTCCTCTGCGCGCGACAGCGACGGTCTTCTTTGTGTCGATGATCCCAG GAAGGGATTGCTTATGTCATTGGCAGAGAGTCAGAAGAATGTCTGTTGTAAAAATCCCTTTTGCTCAAGTCGGGCTTCTTATGGCAATGTTGAGAGG CTATCTGTAATTTGCCTCAGCTGCAATATGCCTCAGTTGGCACGTGCAATAATTTATTTGGGACTCAAGAGAGTGTTCCCGTTCAG TCGCCCCAAAACACTACCCAAGTGTTGGACTTTAGTGGAATCCAGATTGGCACGGCAGAGATCGAGATACAAGAAAGTGTAA
- the LOC109002250 gene encoding uncharacterized protein LOC109002250 isoform X1, whose product MIMKTVLLGASDAAYQLRTNGLRGELCQRIKKKCKMKENAENRKTEGKKGSPRSNPPNLLIPTHYLPQISSSTQASLPNLLCARRRRDGEAPLPRGSPLRATVTVSSAREDDEMARVSIARNREGLLCARLRRSPLCATATGWRGSPLRATATVSSARDSDGLLCVDDPRKGLLMSLAESQKNVCCKNPFCSSRASYGNVERLSVICLSCNMPQLARAIIYLGLKRVFPFSRPKTLPKCWTLVESRLARQRSRYKKVCNLGWWMEPSQIACLGHNCGYKSMYLEKLVG is encoded by the exons ATGATTATGAAAACAGTTCTTCTGGGTGCAAGCGATGCTGCGTACCAATTGCGTACCAACGGCCTACGTGGAGAACTTTGtcagagaataaaaaaaaaatgtaaaatgaaagaaaatgcagaGAATAGAAAGACGGAGGGAAAAAAAGGCAGCCCGCGTTCAAATCCCCCAAATCTATTGATCCCAACGCATTATCTCCCCCAAATTTCTTCCTCAACGCAGGCATCTCTCCCAAATCTCCTTTGCGCGCGACGACGACGAGATGGCGAGGCTCCTCTGCCGCGAGGGTCTCCTCTGCGCGCGACCGTGACGGTCTCCTCTGCGCGCGAGGACGACGAGATGGCGAGGGTCTCCATTGCGCGCAACCGCGAGGGTCTCCTCTGTGCGCGACTGCGACGGTCTCCTCTGTGCGCGACCGCGACGGGATGGCGAGGGTCTCCTCTGCGTGCGACCGCGACGGTCTCCTCTGCGCGCGACAGCGACGGTCTTCTTTGTGTCGATGATCCCAG GAAGGGATTGCTTATGTCATTGGCAGAGAGTCAGAAGAATGTCTGTTGTAAAAATCCCTTTTGCTCAAGTCGGGCTTCTTATGGCAATGTTGAGAGG CTATCTGTAATTTGCCTCAGCTGCAATATGCCTCAGTTGGCACGTGCAATAATTTATTTGGGACTCAAGAGAGTGTTCCCGTTCAG TCGCCCCAAAACACTACCCAAGTGTTGGACTTTAGTGGAATCCAGATTGGCACGGCAGAGATCGAGATACAAGAAAGT ATGCAACTTGGGGTGGTGGATGGAACCTAGCCAAATAGCTTGTCTGGGACACAACTGTGGCTATAAGTCAATGTACTTGGAGAAGTTGGTTGGatag